A genomic window from Diospyros lotus cultivar Yz01 chromosome 2, ASM1463336v1, whole genome shotgun sequence includes:
- the LOC127794657 gene encoding uncharacterized protein LOC127794657, giving the protein MVIVWNEEWNDNKYIGGNRICAGIYKNTTFTQLVEIMYTVTGIDKTRYNITIHFVTEHSSELPVTKFPIKDDYGVKFIMCDDRKYKVMYVDMICKDVGVCNLRSGGNQDSGAVPFTPARSPLQNDDFGTYGMGDLSDDAPDTDDDYDNETDDNSGDNDGDNSDGGGDERGVSSEYPEVRFSGSQFEDNHLQRNWIVPGMDYQVRRSCTIRFEASCKDVNCKFMLRARCRPGCSFWHVVKFMPNHTCISDVYDSHFRNVKAIVIESLFSERVASSEYTPRMLMGELLEQHDVQIMYSKVWRSLQHAKRLTYGNADESYQQLPSYFHMLKETNPDSIAAIETDENNYFLYSFFALEACLHGFRSYIRPVVTVDATHLKGENKWVIFVATCKDGEEMIYPIAFGFGDSASDRSWIWFLTKLREAIGVFMRVYYHMLCHSYYIAYWVRRAYAPPINLLPNKAAWVLPVYVRQMVILPPVQRRQPGRPRNCRIPSMGKLVKKKCEKCVELGHNSLGCPNERTSFIGESSTATTPESRDAARASARASRKCSICKETGHIRRQCPI; this is encoded by the exons ATGGTCATCGTGTGGAACGaggaatggaatgataataagtatATTGGGGGTAATAGGATCTGTGCGGGAATCTACAAAAATACTACTTTTACTCAATTGGTTGAGATTATGTACACGGTGACgggaattgataaaacaaggtacAACATCACCATTCATTTTGTAACGGAACACTCAAGCGAACTTCCAGTTACCAAGTTCCCTATCAAGGACGACTATGGTGTCAAGTTTATTATGTGCgatgacagaaaatataaagtgatgtatgttgatatgatttgtAAAGATGTTGGAGTTTGTAACCTACGTAGTGGTGGTAATCAAGATTCAGGTGCCGTTCCATTTACACCCGCACGTAGTCCACtgcaaaatgatgattttggtacaTATGGTATGGGTGATTTATCAGATGACGCTCCAGACACGGATGATGATTATGATAATGAAACTGATGATAATAGTGGCGATAACGATGGTGATAATAgtgatggtggtggtgatgaAAGAGGAGTGAGTTCGGAGTACCCAGAAGTAAGATTTTCAGGTTCACAATTTGAGGACAACCATTTACAAAGAAACTGGATCGTTCCTGGT atGGACTATCAAGTCAGACGTTCATGCACAATTCGATTTGAGGCTAGTTGCAAGGATGTGAACTGCAAATTTATGCTTCGTGCAAGATGCAGACCCGGTTGTTCGTTTTGGCATGTGGTGAAATTCATGCCGAATCACACGTGTATTTCGGACGTCTACGATTCACATTTTCGAAATGTGAAAGCTATTGTCATTGAAAGTTTATTCTCTGAAAGAGTGGCGAGTAGTGAATATACACCTAGAATGCTAATGGGGGAGTTGCTGGAGCAACATGATGTGCAGATTATGTACAGTAAAGTTTGGAGGTCTTTACAACATGCAAAGAGACTTACTTATGGTAATGCAGATGAATCATATCAACAACTaccctcatattttcacatgttaaaagaaacaaatcctgATAGTATCGCGGCAATAGAGacagatgaaaataattattttttatattcattttttgcactcGAAGCTTGCCTTCATGGTTTCCGATCTTACATAAGACCGGTTGTTACCGTTGATGCCACACATTTGAAAGGTGAAAACAAATGGGTGATATTCGTTGCCACTTGCAAAGATGGGGAGGAAATGATTTATCCCATcgcttttggatttggagatAGTGCGTCTGACAGATCATGGATATGGTTTTTGACGAAATTGAGAGAGGCTATCGGAGT TTTCATGAGGGTGTACTACCATATGCTTTGCCATTCATATTATATCGCATATTGGGTCAGACGCGCATATGCACCTCCCATCAATCTTCTCCCTAACAAGGCCGCTTGGGTTCTTCCAGTGTATGTTAGACAGATGGTTATACTTCCACCTGTGCAAAGAAGACAACCGGGTAGACCGAGAAATTGTCGGATTCCTTCCATGGGGAAGCTTGtcaaaaaaaaatgtgaaaaatgtgTTGAACTAGGACACAACAGTCTTGGTTGCCCTAATGAAAGGACTTCCTTCATTGGAGAGTCGAGCACAGCCACTACTCCGGAATCTAGGGACGCTGCTAGGGCCTCTGCAAGGGCAAGCCGAAAATGTAGCATTTGCAAAGAGACTGGACACATTCGTCGTCAGTGCCCTATATAG
- the LOC127793710 gene encoding tetraspanin-8-like, producing MFRLSNNLIGILNFVTFLLSVPILWAGIWLSRQSGPTECEKFLDAPLIVLGAFLMAVSLAGLLGACCRVSLLLWLYLLVMFLLILLLFCFTVFAFVVTNKGAGDAISGKGYKEYRLGHYSDWLQKRVNSTKNWRKIKSCLQDSKVCKSLIDDGSTTTVDQFYKKHLSSVQSGCCKPSNDCNFSYLSPTNWTVSGASSYTNADCKLWNNDPSILCFDCQACKAGLLDNIKHDWKKVAVINVIFLVFLVIVYSIGCCAFRNNREDNYLWKRGP from the exons ATGTTCCGGCTGAGTAACAACCTGATCGGAATCCTCAACTTTGTGACGTTCCTCCTCTCCGTCCCCATCCTATGGGCCGGAATATGGCTGAGCAGGCAGTCGGGCCCCACCGAGTGCGAGAAGTTTCTGGACGCGCCGTTGATCGTGCTCGGGGCCTTCCTGATGGCGGTCTCTCTCGCCGGTCTCCTCGGCGCGTGCTGCCGCGTCTCCTTGCTCCTCTGGCTCTACCTACTCGTCATGTTCCTACTCATCCTCCTGCTTTTCTGCTTTACAGTCTTCGCCTTCGTCGTCACCAACAAGGGCGCCGGCGATGCCATCTCCGGCAAGGGTTACAAGGAGTACCGCCTCGGCCACTATTCCGACTGGCTGCAGAAGAGGGTGAACAGCACCAAGAACTGGCGCAAGATCAAGAGCTGCTTGCAGGACAGCAAGGTTTGCAAGAGCTTGATCGATGATGGCTCTACCACCACCGTTGATCAATTCTACAAAAAGCACTTGTCATCTGTtcag TCCGGTTGCTGCAAGCCGTCAAATGACTGCAATTTCAGCTATCTCAGTCCGACAAACTGGACCGTCTCAGGGGCCTCTTCATACACCAATGCAGATTGCAAGCTATGGAATAACGACCCGAGCATTCTGTGCTTCGACTGCCAGGCGTGCAAGGCCGGGCTGCTGGACAACATCAAGCACGACTGGAAGAAGGTGGCTGTGATCAACGTCATCTTCCTCGTCTTCCTTGTCATCGTGTATTCAATCGGGTGCTGTGCCTTCAGGAACAACCGGGAGGACAATTATCTGTGGAAGAGGGGCCCTTGA
- the LOC127795564 gene encoding WAT1-related protein At4g30420-like, with product MGGLFKECKPEMAMLALQFCYAGLNLSNRAVLLQGFSPRVFVVYRQAVATLAMAPIAYWTRRVTGTSSLGWRSFWLMFWSSLLGVTINQNIFLEGLFLASSSLASTMANLIPAITFVMATSIGMEKLNVRSVRGVAKIIGTVLCVGGAISMALFRGPSLLNSKSLVGSGGQNWLIGSLFVLGSSCCWSLWLILQVPVSASCPDSLSLSAWTSFMGTLQSAAVAIFLERDPNAWNLHSYLQLVGCLYSGIVGSGVSFFIQAWCISRRGPLFSAMFHPLSTVIVYASAAFFLHEKIYIGSLIGAAGVIGGLYIVLWGKAKDLTADEDQLQEPVLQIRVDGESMIISSKIMDFEKPLLSEESVTVR from the exons ATGGGTGGATTATTCAAAGAATGCAAGCCAGAAATGGCCATGCTTGCACTGCAATTCTGTTATGCAGGGCTTAATCTATCAAACAGAGCTGTTCTCTTGCAAGGCTTCAGCCCCAGAGTGTTTGTTGTCTACAGGCAAGCAGTTGCCACTTTGGCAATGGCTCCTATTGCTTACTGGACCAGGCGGGT TACTGGAACAAGTAGTTTGGGATGGAGGAGCTTTTGGCTGATGTTCTGGTCTTCTCTTCTTGG AGTAACAATCAACCAAAACATCTTCTTGGAGGGTTTATTTCTAGCCTCCTCGTCTCTGGCTAGTACAATGGCAAATCTAATCCCGGCCATAACTTTTGTAATGGCAACTTCCATTGG AATGGAGAAACTAAACGTAAGAAGCGTGAGAGGTGTAGCCAAGATCATAGGGACTGTCTTGTGCGTTGGGGGAGCCATTTCAATGGCGCTGTTCAGAGGCCCAAGCCTGCTGAATTCCAAATCTCTTGTTGGGTCGGGAGGCCAGAACTGGTTGATTGGTTCTCTGTTCGTCTTGGGAAGCAGTTGTTGCTGGTCTCTTTGGCTAATTTTGCAG gTGCCAGTGTCAGCGAGCTGTCCAGACAGCCTATCATTATCAGCTTGGACGAGCTTCATGGGGACGCTGCAATCAGCAGCAGTAGCCATCTTCCTAGAGAGAGATCCAAATGCTTGGAATTTGCATTCTTATCTTCAACTTGTCGGCTGCTTATATTCG GGAATCGTAGGATCTGGAGTTTCCTTTTTCATCCAGGCATGGTGCATCTCACGGCGAGGCCCGCTCTTCTCGGCAATGTTCCACCCTCTCTCCACGGTTATAGTTTATGCTTCTGCCGCTTTCTTTTTACATGAGAAGATCTACATTGGCAG CTTGATAGGTGCAGCTGGTGTGATTGGAGGGTTGTATATTGTGCTATGGGGTAAAGCCAAAGACCTAACCGCAGATGAAGATCAGCTTCAAGAACCAGTTTTGCAAATTAGGGTTGATGGTGAGAGCATGATCATCAGCTCCAAGATTATGGATTTTGAGAAACCCCTTCTGTCTGAGGAATCTGTGACTGTGaggtaa
- the LOC127795460 gene encoding WAT1-related protein At4g30420-like isoform X2 → MGRFKDYKPAMAMLALQFTYAGVNLSTRAVLMEGVSPRVFVVYRSKTSESSCLGWRSFWTIFWASLVGVTINQNIFFEGLYLASSSLASAMGNLVPAITIVIASCTGLEKLNIGSMRSVAKIIGTMLCVGGAISMALFRGPKLLNSEEPLKQLMPSSKSLLGSWSGGDWLLGCLFLFGSSCCWSLWLILQVPASASCPDSLSLSAWTCFMATLQSAAVAIFIENDANSWKLHSYLQLTGCLYSGIIGSAFSFVIQAWCISLRGPLFSAMFNPLCTVIVSFSAAAFLHEKIYAGSLIGTVGVIGGLYVVLWGKAKDLIEDEDQLRKPVLQIRVDDESMILSSEIIDLEKPLLSDKSEGDEDVQSDE, encoded by the exons ATGGGTCGATTCAAAGATTACAAGCCAGCAATGGCCATGCTTGCACTGCAGTTCACCTATGCTGGGGTTAATCTCTCAACCAGAGCTGTTCTCATGGAAGGCGTCAGTCCAAGAGTCTTTGTTGTCTACAG GAGCAAAACAAGTGAATCGTCGTGTTTGGGATGGAGGAGCTTTTGGACGATTTTCTGGGCTTCTCTTGTCGG aGTAACAATCAACCAGAACATCTTCTTCGAGGGTCTATACCTAGCCTCATCGTCGCTGGCAAGTGCAATGGGAAATCTGGTCCCTGCCATAACTATTGTGATTGCTTCCTGTACTGG ATTGGAGAAATTAAACATAGGAAGCATGAGAAGCGTGGCCAAGATCATAGGGACGATGTTGTGTGTTGGGGGAGCCATTTCAATGGCGCTGTTCAGAGGACCAAAGCTACTCAACTCGGAGGAGCCGTTGAAGCAGCTGATGCCATCATCAAAATCTCTTCTTGGATCGTGGTCGGGAGGTGACTGGTTGCTTGGTTGTCTCTTTCTCTTTGGAAGCAGTTGTTGCTGGTCCCTTTGGCTAATTTTGCAG gTGCCGGCGTCAGCGAGCTGTCCAGACAGCCTATCATTATCAGCTTGGACGTGCTTCATGGCGACACTGCAATCAGCAGCAGTTGCCATCTTCATAGAGAACGATGCAAATTCTTGGAAGCTACATTCTTATCTTCAACTCACTGGCTGCTTATATTCC gGAATTATAGGATCAGCATTTTCCTTCGTGATTCAAGCATGGTGCATATCTCTCCGAGGGCCTTTGTTTTCGGCAATGTTCAACCCTCTCTGCACTGTTATAGTCTCTTTTTCTGCTGCTGCCTTTTTACATGAGAAGATCTATGCTGGAAG CTTGATAGGTACAGTTGGTGTGATTGGAGGGTTGTATGTTGTGCTATGGGGTAAAGCCAAAGACCTAATTGAAGATGAAGATCAGCTTCGAAAACCAGTTTTGCAAATTAGGGTTGATGATGAGAGCATGATCCTCAGCTCTGAAATTATTGATCTGGAGAAACCCCTTCTGTCTGACAAATctgaaggagatgaagatgtgCAGTCAGATGAATGA
- the LOC127795460 gene encoding WAT1-related protein At4g30420-like isoform X1, protein MGRFKDYKPAMAMLALQFTYAGVNLSTRAVLMEGVSPRVFVVYRQAVATLAIAPFAYLARSKTSESSCLGWRSFWTIFWASLVGVTINQNIFFEGLYLASSSLASAMGNLVPAITIVIASCTGLEKLNIGSMRSVAKIIGTMLCVGGAISMALFRGPKLLNSEEPLKQLMPSSKSLLGSWSGGDWLLGCLFLFGSSCCWSLWLILQVPASASCPDSLSLSAWTCFMATLQSAAVAIFIENDANSWKLHSYLQLTGCLYSGIIGSAFSFVIQAWCISLRGPLFSAMFNPLCTVIVSFSAAAFLHEKIYAGSLIGTVGVIGGLYVVLWGKAKDLIEDEDQLRKPVLQIRVDDESMILSSEIIDLEKPLLSDKSEGDEDVQSDE, encoded by the exons ATGGGTCGATTCAAAGATTACAAGCCAGCAATGGCCATGCTTGCACTGCAGTTCACCTATGCTGGGGTTAATCTCTCAACCAGAGCTGTTCTCATGGAAGGCGTCAGTCCAAGAGTCTTTGTTGTCTACAGGCAAGCAGTTGCCACTCTCGCAATTGCTCCTTTTGCTTACTTGGCAAG GAGCAAAACAAGTGAATCGTCGTGTTTGGGATGGAGGAGCTTTTGGACGATTTTCTGGGCTTCTCTTGTCGG aGTAACAATCAACCAGAACATCTTCTTCGAGGGTCTATACCTAGCCTCATCGTCGCTGGCAAGTGCAATGGGAAATCTGGTCCCTGCCATAACTATTGTGATTGCTTCCTGTACTGG ATTGGAGAAATTAAACATAGGAAGCATGAGAAGCGTGGCCAAGATCATAGGGACGATGTTGTGTGTTGGGGGAGCCATTTCAATGGCGCTGTTCAGAGGACCAAAGCTACTCAACTCGGAGGAGCCGTTGAAGCAGCTGATGCCATCATCAAAATCTCTTCTTGGATCGTGGTCGGGAGGTGACTGGTTGCTTGGTTGTCTCTTTCTCTTTGGAAGCAGTTGTTGCTGGTCCCTTTGGCTAATTTTGCAG gTGCCGGCGTCAGCGAGCTGTCCAGACAGCCTATCATTATCAGCTTGGACGTGCTTCATGGCGACACTGCAATCAGCAGCAGTTGCCATCTTCATAGAGAACGATGCAAATTCTTGGAAGCTACATTCTTATCTTCAACTCACTGGCTGCTTATATTCC gGAATTATAGGATCAGCATTTTCCTTCGTGATTCAAGCATGGTGCATATCTCTCCGAGGGCCTTTGTTTTCGGCAATGTTCAACCCTCTCTGCACTGTTATAGTCTCTTTTTCTGCTGCTGCCTTTTTACATGAGAAGATCTATGCTGGAAG CTTGATAGGTACAGTTGGTGTGATTGGAGGGTTGTATGTTGTGCTATGGGGTAAAGCCAAAGACCTAATTGAAGATGAAGATCAGCTTCGAAAACCAGTTTTGCAAATTAGGGTTGATGATGAGAGCATGATCCTCAGCTCTGAAATTATTGATCTGGAGAAACCCCTTCTGTCTGACAAATctgaaggagatgaagatgtgCAGTCAGATGAATGA